In Sebastes umbrosus isolate fSebUmb1 chromosome 15, fSebUmb1.pri, whole genome shotgun sequence, the genomic window ggggtgtgtaaatgtgtttattccTGTGCAATGTATTAGGAAACATGTATTTATGAAGTGCAATGCTGTGATATTGCATGTAAATGTGTACCAGTGCACAGTGGACTGCTTTAACCAGTATGGCCCCATGAAGTGAATGTTCGAATACCCGACATGCAGGGAAGATAACTAATGTCATAATGCAACAAGAAAAAAACCTTCAGCAGCATGAAGAAACTGCTCAGTTACATCAAAATGACGTAGTGACGAAGTGTgattattagtgtataatctaCCTGCATGACTGTAAAGTTCATAAAACACTGTACACTAATAAAGATTAGAAAAGGCCCTATTGAGATGAAGAGAACTTTGTGTATGGTGTTTGAAGAATTGaaactgaaaaactgaaatTTTCTGTAATATATAAAGTAGAAATAGTAAAATACCTACCTATCtgtgaaaaatgacattttttttttcataggaACTTAGGGCCGGGCGATATAAAGAAAATCAAAAGTCACTAGTGCTGTGATATTGCATGTAAATGTGTACCAGTGCACAGTGGACTGCTTTAACCAGTGCTGCAAAAGTATGAAGTGAATGTTCAAATGAGGATAACGAATGTCATACTGCAACAAGAAAAAATACCTGCAGCAGCATTAAGAAACTGCTCAGTTACATCAAACTCCAGAATGAATTCAGTAAAGTGTgattattagtgtataatctgCCTGCATGACTGTAAAGTTCATAAAACAACTGTACACTAATAAGGATCAGGCCTCTGTGAGAGGGATGTGTCTGTGGGCGGGGCTTCAGAGGAaaagcaaccaatcagagaaAGACTTCCTGCAACAACATGCATGATGAAAGGTCACTGCCACGTAGAGGACCAGCACGTCGCTGCTTGTTCTCTAAACTTGTTCTCTAAACTTTAGCTTACCTGTTTATCCTTCTTGAACTTTAAGTGTGGTGGCAGCATGCTGCTGGTCCTCTGCTCCGCCCTGCTGGTGTCTGTCGGCGGTGGGAAGCTGCCTGAAGCCGAGGTGGAGGTAGAAGTCCTGCACAGACCTTTTCTCTGTCACCGAAAGTCAAAGTACGGAGACCTGATGCTGGTGCATCATGAGGGCTACTTTGAGAACGGGACCATGTTTCACACCAGGTATGTTTCATGAAAGTTTCAAGTAGTTGCTAAAAAGTCCTCCTACGTAACTCCTGGTGCTTCCTGTGCAGTTAATATAACGGaagttactttttttcttttacctgcCAGGTGTCACTCAGGTGTCACTACTACTTGACTCCATTCCAAAAGTGCGCGCGTGTTAAATCTCCATGGTAACGCCTCCATCTGTCAGGGTCACGtgataaaacattttctaaagGGTCAGTTCAGACAAATTATTAGAATAGACATTTCTCACTTTCTTCTAGTGGTTTTATTTGATATGCTAAAAGTTTTGAGATATTCATCCCTCAAACTAATAAAACTAATATCACCAACCCATTTTTTAGgcttttttcacagcagccaagGATTGTGATATTACGAaatctgaatttattttttcctcaatatgATTTTAGTGAGAGAATGTttttgtgatttgggtgaaTCGACCCTTTAATTAAAGAGATTTATCATTAGTAATGTGAGAAAGTTATCAGAAGGATTGAGATTAATCTCCAAACTCATTgacctataataataataataataataataataataataataacaatactcaGAAATAAATGACAAGTTTATGTCAGGaaataatccaataaaaacacatgtataTTTCGTGTTGTATACCCATGTTATTTAGGGTGAAGATTTAAGCCTGGacaacatttaattaaaaaaaaatgttttggcacTGTAAAgttaaattcattaaaaagaaTGATAACATCTTGTTTGCATTGCATGGTTTTAAGTCAGCTCTGTAACTAAGGGTTGTTAACTCTTTTTAATTTCCCCTGTTATTACCTGTTATTGTCCCTAAAGAGGTCTTTCAGACCTTCTCACAGTCCTTCCCTGTTCAGACCTTTCACTCTCCACTATGTCTGTGTATGTCCACCAGTCGAACTGAAGGTGACAAGCATGCCATGTGGTTTACGCTGGGCATCAGAGAAGTGATCAAAGGCTGGGACAAAGGCCTGCAGGACATGTGctctggagagaggaggaaactgGTCGTACCTCCAGCCCTGGCCTACGGGAAGGACGGCAAAGGTACTGTGGCTTTATgtccatacagtatatgcatgcaAACCTCACTGCATGCTGGTATTACATACATGGCACTGTCTTCATAAACGTGTTTGAGGTTTTACCAAATGCGTATCCTGTATATTATGCATGTATATTACttgtgtgtcttgttttaaatgGCTCTCCAGGACTCCCACGCTGAATGAAGGTTTCATTCAGCAATATTAGTCCACTTTCTCTCAACATGGAGCATGTGAACAATGCTATGCTTTGTCCTGGTAAGAACACACCACCCTAACCCATAACATCTGTCTCTTCTGTGCCTTACTAACTGTTGCTATGACAACAACAACCTGAATGACTTGCTATGACTAATAATGTAACCTAAGTTTATTTCTCATTAACactttcaacatgttttttaaacttatttACTCACAATTTAACTCCAAACCAGTTGTTTTCTTCATACTGAAGCACTCTCACAGAAACCTCAGGTGACAGCCAGCCTCAGTTTTAGCTGACCTCTTGCCTTGTGGTTTTGTCTGGTCAGGTAAGATCCCACCTGAAAGCACGCTGACCTTCGTCGTCGAGGTGCTTGACATCAGAAATGGACCGAGGTCACATGAGTCTTTCCAGGAGATGGACCTCAACGATGACTGGAGGCTCTCCAAGCATGAGGTACACCCATATTGCTTATTGCatattgatgttgttttttaacaaacCAAGATATGCAATTATCAAATGGGCAGTTCTAGtttttaaagcctctgaacaaccacacagatgttttcagtTCTTCTGGCTGATTatacctctgctcaggttgaaggcaGGTGGAGCTGACAAGAATTtattaatggtgccttcaaaggggtcgtgtttaccgtgttcacgagaagagtccaaaTGAACATCCCCCTCTTTTAGTATTTACGACCTCGTAAgcggaaagtttctgaaagctcagagttcacgagttgtgacgtgtttgttgacgttacAAATGGCGGGggtcatggaagttaatttttcgggtacataagtgaatatattgtaattttagtcgtatattgttgtTCTTGGTAATTTtctaatatgtctgaggaaaatgttgattttcccaacagcctcatatTTCTCCTCCGTCATTATGcatttgcatttcctgcattatgttgcccacttgctagcttgctaaatcgtTCACCTCTGTGGCTTCTATACCGACAGTAAccttaatattgccgttgcttagcagcggtgttctcacgacttaaccacttgagcATCAAGCATAtcatgtacacgacttcccatgttgtaaacgcAAGCTCTGGAGTTTCATTTTAAGGCAACCATGCTTCTcaaatcttcatctaccaataagaatgataaacGTGTAATTTGTCCCGCCCTAACAGGTTCAACAAAGCTAACAAGAAGATGTCACTCAGTTAGTCTATTcacgcccacacagtcctgagaggAGGTCTAATCAACCAGATTAACTGAATACACTCgctgggtgttcagaggctgcATTGTAAGGATGTAACTGGAATTTGATTTCTTTATCTGTCTCCAGTAACACAAGAGCTTTTGTTTTCTCATCTCAACCCGTCTCAGTCTCACTAATCGTCCTGCTCTCACTCGATCCACCAGGTGAAAGAGTATCTGAGGAAAGAGTTTGAGCGTCACGGCTACCCGCCCAACGACACGCTGCATGAGAACATGATGGAGGACATCTTCACCAAAGAGGATGCGAACAAAGACGGCTTCATATCCTCCAGAGAGTTTACTTACAAACACGACGAACTTTAAATTCTCTCTCCCTGTCCCACAAACCACTCAGTCGTCCAGCGTCTTCCAGTTTTTAATTCAGAGTTTTATTGTTGAATTATTATGAAAGTGTTTCACTTTTATAGAAGAATTGTGtttgtctggtgtgtgtgtgacatgtaAACTCCTCCTGTGTGAAGCTTTGTGGTGAGCTTTGAGCCAACAGGTTTGTTTTACTTCTTCTTTGCAATTTTGTGTATCTACTTTTACAAAAGTCCATTCCACTCCGTCTTgcatataacattttaaaaaatgtatttatgcaaTTATCAGTGTCACCAAATATCGGATAGAAAAAACAGGCACGGAGCAAATGCTTGTAGTGGCAGTGCATCCAAAGTAAGTGGATAACAGTTGCCAAATTTGGCTGTGAAATTCCCCTTAATGGAAATAAAGTGTTTATttcctttacaaaatgttaCCAGATCAATGTAGTTTACCTTTTGTGGGTCCATTACGAAAGGAATTGCTTTTTCTCCTGTACAGTAAACGAATCAGCCCACTTCAGAGAACAAATATCATTAAATCAGGCCTCATTTAATGCTATTTTCTTGATTTAATGACGATTGTTTTTCGGAAATAGACTGATTCGTTTACGATAATCGATATGatgagattgtgtgtgtttaagttaAGTCATGGAAATGTgaactttggtatttttaattttctatcaAGCAGTTAAACGGGTATTTCTATAGGGCATCATTAGTTTTCCATGGTAGACATGATAACTTgacatagcaggaaaagcaggtGTGAACAGGAATGTAACCACTCTGTTTCCTTTTCTGTTAAGTGCTCCCAGTAAGCCAGCATATGCAACACTCAGGCCCTGGTAAACCtaaatggaatgcagccatAATTGACGTTATTAGAGACACCTGTTTGACATGTGAGAACAACTCTGAGAAAGCTGCATTGACACATGCAGACACTGTAGTGTCAATGCTGAAATGATATATATTGTTCAGCCCTGTTCTGCAACATACACACAATCTAATTCTTGCACATCAAAGTTTACCCTATTGTGTCTCAGGCAGCTCAATTATCTAATTATGAATAATTCTCTACCAGCTAAAATCCAAGGAAGACTCATCTCAAAAGACAAGGTGTTATTAACTGTacttgttatttttaataaCGTGCTGGAGGCTGTTTTGTTGATATTGCAATGTTCCCACAGTGCCAATTAGAATCTGGGCCGTCCAGTTTCTATAACTTCAGGGTTATCTAATTTAAACGCATCAAGACTCAACTCAATATGCAAATACCTGTTGTGGTAAAGGCAGATTTTAATGTCGTATTTTACAACCAATATGATCATTAAAGTCaactttttaaacaaaatacTGTGGTTTATTTGGTGGTAACACTTTACACATTGAACCAGCAGGTGGCACTGTTTTGACAGGTGTTAGTGTTGGTTAATACAGGGAGAAAGGAAACACTAAACCTCATTATCTATTCATGACACCTCAGTGTAACTTAAAACACATGCATTCCCATGATTATAAAAGCAGTAGACAGTATATTCTCTTCTACACTTTTATGGATGcgtttataaaaataatgacataaaCACATGAGAGCAccactatacagtatgtacaaggATTTATGAACCCTCAAGGTTAACATATCCAAGTATTCACCTGCAAGTTTTTTCACATTGAGTTGAAAATGAAGTTTACATAGTCTCCCACTATTAAGGGAAAACAGATGACATCTTGAGAGGATTGTCCTGCTcgaatgttttaaaaaaaggtgtAGGGAGAATATCGTTGAAGGACATTTGTACAAGGAACTTCTTCTTGTACAGTAGGCCACAGTTTGCTTTTATAAAAGAGCTTTACTATCTGTGTGTTCAAGAATGTTTCTAGGTCAAATGCAGACTCTAAAAGCACTACTGCTTAAAGGGACAGATCATGACATCAAATCAAAATATTCTATTCTGTATGTAGATACTGAAATGCTTAAAAACAGTGTCAAGATCCATGTTAAATATAGCTGCTGGAAGacactgtatatactgtgtgtgtgtagagtctGTATGTAACTTATGAGTATGAGTAGGGAGAGccctcctcctcacacacattcaaaacatTCCACACTggaagaggtcagaggtcacataGTCAGAATAAGGCGGGACCCTGTTTgacactcacatacacaaatacactagacaacaaacaacacacactcagagcATGCAACCAAATAAGCCCATGACAGTTATGTTATTgtcatgaggaggaggaggaggaggaggagggccgaGTTTGGGGGGGATGAAGAACAGGGCGAGGCCTGGACTCATCTGAGGTGTGTCATAATAGCAGGTGGTTTGGGGTTCACTgtaagagaggaaagaggaagacaAACTCAATAGATGATATTGAAGAAGTCATGGGTTGAGTAGAGAAATAATGAGTGTGCCGTGGTGCTACTTACCTCTGTTTTCTTTGCTGGGGTAGATCCGAGGGAAAGGCTTGAATTCTTCGGGAGGGGGGAAGTCCTCTACGGGGTGGAACTGGAACTTGGATTCAAAATTGTCTGCTAGAAGTAGATGTACAGTAAAGATGCAATTAAAGGCCGCCATTGTGTCCTCATTTTCAAATAGAGGGTTATTCAAGCTCTATCTCCCTAATCTGCGTTTTCGAAAATAAACTCATGCCATCTTCTCATCCCATCTACGGTACTTTGGCTctgcaaattacatttttttatccataAAAACAGGGAATTACAGGGCTCCTATTATAATTAAATCAACAACAAGTTGGAAATGGGTAGAAGGTAGAAAGGTATAtacataaaacaacataaaagtaTATTCCACAAGCAATAAAAACtgctgtgaaaatattaaaACTTTAAATTTATGTCATGCATACAATTTTGTTGTACTGTATACTGCTTAGTGCATGTGGAAGGGGGCCTACAGCAGTCCATATTGTCCacatggatgatgatgatggaggaaaTAAGATAATAGGTAAGAAACTTgaattaaatcaaatgaaataaaaaaaaatcaatttaatttaaaatattaaataaaataaaaaaatatatattaaattacataaaaagatatatatattaaattaaattgtactTCTAGTCTTATTTCACGCCACTCTGAATAAGAAAATCCACTAAAGGCCTTCTAAAATGTCAGATAAATAATGTCAGATATATAATTGTAAGACACACTCACCCAGGCTATACAGGTGTCCATTCCTGAGACTTGACGGAGGCaggggaggtggtggaggagggggaggaatgCGGCTGGACAGCTCGGTAGAGGGGGAACGAGCCgggggagctggaggaggagccatCCGACCCACACCTGTTGCCATGGGTGACAAGAGAAAAGGAGTCAGACATCAGCAATAAAATCTACAACatgaaaaatacatcaaaatccAATATGATTGTTGATAGTTGTGATAACAGAGACAGCAAGGCCACATCCACACTATTTTTTCTCTGTGAAAAAAGCATTGATTTGTAAATGCTgctaagaaaaacacaacacataccCTGCTGGCTTTAACAACCAGCTGTAACAACTGCCACAGTTTATAACCTATACTTGTTAGGATGTTCCAGACAAGTTCCAAACGCACAACTAACAATTACTACAAATACTTCTACTGGTGTTTTTCTCCATAAACATGTTGTTGAATCATGTGATGTAAAGAGTACTTCAGATGAaactttgttgtatttttcttgagtttaaaaagaaaagtctacACCTCATCTGCAAACTGGATTTCCAGGGTTTATTCTTCTCCAGACTATTTTATAGCAGTGGTTTATAGCAGCCTGTTTTTGCTTGCGACCCCTTAAAAGACAGTTATGTCTACTTACAACCCCTCTTGACAGTTTACTTTATATCCATTAGTTGTGAACAGTTCCACCAGagagcttttttttccagaatttaCTTAGTTGAACAATTTCTACATACATAGAAAAcagtatttcacaaaaataaagcaaatattagataaaagtcaggaaaaaatAAACCAATTCTTTCCTCCTATCCTTAAAATCATCTCGCAACCCGTCAGATTTAACTTGTGACACCCTTGTAGGGTATCCCAAAAACCTCACCCTAACTACTGTTTTAGGGTGCCTTCCTATCTAACTTGTAAATGAGATGATATAAAGAAAACCATGTTCAATCTTTCTCTTGTACATCTAATGCATCATCTTCAGTTTCTTAGGTTGGCTCCATCTTAATAGCAATACTTAGGGCTGAACATTGTGTTTGAATATGAGTGAAAATCATCTCAATCACCACTGACTTGAAAAGCTCACTCAAAACAAATATGACAgtaagttatttttttcatcaaCAGAAAGATGATTGTTGAGATAAAAGACAATTCCTCATCTTGGCGTCAACCTACCTGCACTTCTGGGCACAGCAGGCGGCCGTCGGGTGGGAGCGTTGCAGGGGTACGAGGGAGGCAGAGAGCGCATGGTCGGGGAGGGCACTGCGGCCAACttgggaggtggaggggggaggTCGGTTGGGCAGGTGGGGGTGAAACAAGCTGGGAGAGGGGGAGCAGGAGGTGGGGGAGGAGGTCCCAGTGGGCTGTCCCGCAGGATGGGGAACCTCGAAGGTTCGGGGTGGACTGGGGAGGGGGGCGGCGGGTAGAAGTACCCCGAGGAGCGGTCCCctgctggtggaggaggaggaggtgtagaGGACTGGGAGATGGTGGTGTGGTATGAGTGCTGGATGGGGAGCCAGGTGGGTTTGGTGATgtgggatggaggaggaggaggagggcaggaGGGGAGAGGCGGAGGCCTGTTGGCGGGTCGGTCCTGGAAGGCTTGAGGTGGGGGAGGCGGgggaggagcagagggaggggTGGGTGGAGGCGGAGGGGGAGAGGAAGCGGGGAAAGAAGGTGGGTGCTTGCTGCCgtgagagggggagggaggagcgGAGGAGGAAGGAGCGAGCGGACGGTGGATGGAGCGGAGGAGCTCCGCCGTCCTGTGAGGCTCAGAGAAGCTGCTTGTGTCCGCTGGCGACGGGGCGTTCCACAGAGGCTTCAGGGAGGCCGAGGAGCTCGACCGCGACACtttaacaaacacaaacaagagaGAAGTCATTGGATGGtcaacacatatactgtatatataatatatagatttAGTAAGAGCAGGACATTTTGCATCAACCTGGGGTCTTTCCTGCTAAGTCTCTTTGTCCAATCGGTCTGAGAGCGGGGAACCCTCCAGCAAAGAGCCCACTCAGAGAGGGTCCCATGGGTGCCATCCCTCCTGATGAGCCCTGAGAAGCCCCAACACTGCTGGATGCATCTCCAGCGCTAGCCTTGGGATCTGGGaaacaacacatgcacacatacattaCAATTGATTCATGACAATGACATCACtggcatgctttaatgttcaaaaagcgcTTTATTTTTCTAGTGTCTTTACCTTTAACTGCGTGGCTATCTGTAACTGTAATTTAGAGGTTCCCTCGAGACAATAAAATGTAtcttatgttattattaataatccaGTGCAACCAATGGA contains:
- the LOC119503414 gene encoding peptidyl-prolyl cis-trans isomerase FKBP14-like; translation: MLLVLCSALLVSVGGGKLPEAEVEVEVLHRPFLCHRKSKYGDLMLVHHEGYFENGTMFHTSRTEGDKHAMWFTLGIREVIKGWDKGLQDMCSGERRKLVVPPALAYGKDGKGKIPPESTLTFVVEVLDIRNGPRSHESFQEMDLNDDWRLSKHEVKEYLRKEFERHGYPPNDTLHENMMEDIFTKEDANKDGFISSREFTYKHDEL
- the wipf3 gene encoding WAS/WASL-interacting protein family member 3 isoform X1, with amino-acid sequence MPVPPPPPPPPMAPPPPPPPSAPLPQCPSEPPKLQSGGGGGGGGRNALLADIQKGARLKKVTQVNDRSAPDVDNPKASAGDASSSVGASQGSSGGMAPMGPSLSGLFAGGFPALRPIGQRDLAGKTPVSRSSSSASLKPLWNAPSPADTSSFSEPHRTAELLRSIHRPLAPSSSAPPSPSHGSKHPPSFPASSPPPPPPTPPSAPPPPPPPQAFQDRPANRPPPLPSCPPPPPPSHITKPTWLPIQHSYHTTISQSSTPPPPPPAGDRSSGYFYPPPPSPVHPEPSRFPILRDSPLGPPPPPPAPPLPACFTPTCPTDLPPPPPKLAAVPSPTMRSLPPSYPCNAPTRRPPAVPRSAGVGRMAPPPAPPARSPSTELSSRIPPPPPPPPLPPSSLRNGHLYSLADNFESKFQFHPVEDFPPPEEFKPFPRIYPSKENRVNPKPPAIMTHLR
- the wipf3 gene encoding WAS/WASL-interacting protein family member 3 isoform X2 codes for the protein MPVPPPPPPPPMAPPPPPPPSAPLPQCPSEPPKLQSGGGGGGGGRNALLADIQKGARLKKVTQVNDRSAPDVDNPKASAGDASSSVGASQGSSGGMAPMGPSLSGLFAGGFPALRPIGQRDLAGKTPVSRSSSSASLKPLWNAPSPADTSSFSEPHRTAELLRSIHRPLAPSSSAPPSPSHGSKHPPSFPASSPPPPPPTPPSAPPPPPPPQAFQDRPANRPPPLPSCPPPPPPSHITKPTWLPIQHSYHTTISQSSTPPPPPPAGDRSSGYFYPPPPSPVHPEPSRFPILRDSPLGPPPPPPAPPLPACFTPTCPTDLPPPPPKLAAVPSPTMRSLPPSYPCNAPTRRPPAVPRSAGVGRMAPPPAPPARSPSTELSSRIPPPPPPPPLPPSSLRNGHLYSLDNFESKFQFHPVEDFPPPEEFKPFPRIYPSKENRVNPKPPAIMTHLR